ATTTAGATCAGTTTTAGATTAAATTTAGCTAACAAAATCTAAATCATATTCAATTTAGAATTATTTTATGGTAAGAATTGTTGTGTTTGATTCAGGTCTGGGCTCATTATCTATTATTAAACCAATTCAAAAACAAATGAAATGTAATATAGTTTACTTTGCAGATTCTAAAAACTTTCCATATGGAAAAAAAAGTATTAAAGAATTAAGAAGAATTACATTAAAATCTATTTCAGCTCTTGAAAAATATTTTAAGCCTGAATTAATTATTATTGGCTCAAATACATTATCATTAACATTGGATTCACATCCAAAAAATATTCTGACTGTTCTTCCACCACTAAATAAAACAAAAAAAATTTCAAAATCAAAATCTATTGCAATTTTAGCAACAGAATCTATTGTAAAAAGTAAATTGCTTGATAATTACATTAAAACTTTTAACATGAATAATTTCAAAGTCATTAAAATTAATGCATCATCCTTGGTTGACTTGGTTGAACATGGTGATTTTTATTTAAACCCCAATCTTTGTATAACCAAAATTAAAAAAACTCTAAGTTCAATCTTTATTGAAAATAATGTAGATGTGGCTACTTTATCTAGTACACACATTCCATTTCTTTTGGAATTTCTAGAAAAAATATTTCCAAACATAACTTTTCTTGATCCTGGTCAATCACTAGCTATTAAATTAAAACAAAAATACATTTCTGATAGTCAAAAAAGAAATAGACTTCAAATATTTACTTCTGGAGATATTAAATCACTTGAAAAAAAGCTAAATTATTTAAAAATTAATAATAAAATTTCAAAATTTACAACTTGACAAACAACATTACACTGTTTACAACTTGACAAACAACATTACACTGTTTANNNNNNNNNNNNNNNNNNNNNNNNNNNNNNNNNNNNNNNNNNNNNNNNNNNNNNNNNNNNNNNNNNNNNNNNNNNNNNNNNNNNNNNNNNNNNNNNNNNNNNNNNNNNNNNNNNNNNNNNNNNNNNNNNNNNNNNTACAACTTGACAAACAACATTACACTGTTTACAACTTGACAAACAACATTACACTGTTTACAATTTGACAAACAACATTACAACAACATGATTTAATAATTTATTTTTTTTAAATTTTTTTTAGGATTTTTTAAGAATCTAAAATTAATAGATCATTTTTGTAAAAAACCAAAATTCCACTTTGGGCTCTCTAAAATCAAATTTTTCCATCATGGATCTGTACATTTCTTGAAATTTCCTTGATCTTTATGCTTTGATCCGAGTAAATTTTGTTGGATATGGCACTTGAATTTAGTACATCTGTAAACGTAAGTTTTACAAAAATTCATTTCTCTAGAGTTTTCTCAAATTCATTTCCATATCCTAAAATTTTAGGAGGTGAACAGATCTGAAATCTCTAGCCATATCCATGTTTTTGATTTTAGTTCTGTCAACACTTTCATCTGGAGCTGATTATGCAATTGCACAATCAGCTCCAGAAAATTTTGAATTAGCTACAAAAAATACTGAATTAAAATCAAAAAGCTTTACAGTTGGTTTAACAGAAAAAATTGGATTCACTGAAACAAAAAAACAATTTAATCAATCGAAAAACCATTCAGTTTCATTACAAGAAAAAATTTCTGCATCTAATAATTCATTGCATGAAGAAATTATTTTGATCAAGTATGATTCTGACAGAAAAATAATGATGGAAAGAATTCTTGATAGACAATCAAAATTGAAAATTAATGAATCAGAACTTTTAGATAATCTTCCTCCATCGACATTAGTTTCACATGAAGAAATTGTAGATGATGTTCAAATATTGATGGATCATTCCCAATTATTTGATAAGTTATATTTTGGAATAAATGATCTGATTCCAAATATTTTTGAATCAGGAAATCTAATTTTAAATTTTAAAAATAACGATCACAATATTTTAATTCAAAATAATATTAAGATACTAAACGATCAAATTTTTGATCCTAATAATCCAATATTATTAATATTATTGATACCTTTTGCAGGTTTTGTCTTAATTCGTTATGATAACGAACAAACTAAATTTTATCAAATTAAACAATTTTTCACTTTTGCTTTTATTGTAATTCTTCTTTCATCAGCTGTAATAACTCCAATGTCAATCTCTTCATCTTATTGGGGATACGCATTTGCAGAAATGGATAATGGTACAGAAATTATTTCACAACTAGAAGATACAGAAATAGTTTCTCAAGAAAATTTTACAAACACTTCTGATATTGATAGTAATTTATTGGGAATAGATTTTTCTGAGCATGTTACTTCACAAACACATTCTTCACAATCAATTAATCAAATGTCCATCTCTGATATTCTCAGCGTAACATTGTCTCAATTCACAGGCAACACAATTCCTGATGAGACTGATTCATCCTCTACTGATTCAAACATGTCCATCTCTGATGTACTGGAAATAATTTTCACGCCTGGATTTACAATTAATGATGCAACACTATCATTACCATTTGATTCCATAGAAAATGGAACTGCATCTGATAATGCACAAATCAATGATGAAAACTCGCTTCTTTTAGATGGCGATCAAGATTTTATCCATCTAAATGAAAATTCTACGAATAATTTACAATCCCTTGTAATTGGAGCCTGGATAAAGCCAGATTACTCTCAAGGTTCTCCAGAATTCACTGTGGTTAGTAAGGAAAAATCATTTTCATTATCAGTTGATAACCAACCATCTAGCCATGCAGCAAAATTCTCTATCTTTGATGGAATAAAATGGTCAGAAATTCAATCCAATTCCCAAATTCCTGAGGAATGGACACATGTTGTAGCCTCATTTAGCAATCAAACTCTTAGTATCTACATTAATGGTCAAATTACAGGCACAAAACAAATTGATGGTATTTTGTCACTCTCCTTTGATGGCCAGCTAGAAACGGTAGATATTGACAGTATTTCATCAGATAGCAGCATTGTAGTTGGTGCCTATATGACTACAAAATCTGGTGTTCTAGTCCCAAACAACATGTTCTCAGGCATGATTGATGATGTCGCTTTGTTTGATTCTGCAATATCGGATACCCAAATTGAGCAATTGTATTCTAGTGGAATTGATTCTCACACTACTCAAACAAAGAGTTTAGATGATATTATTCGTGAAATGGAAATTGAGGCTGGAATATACCTAAATTCTACTAATCAGACTCTACAGGCACAACTATCCATCTCAGACTCAGTTTCTTATATTCACTCCCAGGCACAAAATGNNNNNNNNCAGGCACAAAATGATACTAACTCTCTACAGGCACAAACTGCATCTGATTCTCTACAGGCACAATTATCTCTCTCAGACTCACTCTCCTATATTCGCGCTCAGGCCCAA
This DNA window, taken from Nitrosopumilus sp. b3, encodes the following:
- a CDS encoding aspartate/glutamate racemase family protein, with the protein product MVRIVVFDSGLGSLSIIKPIQKQMKCNIVYFADSKNFPYGKKSIKELRRITLKSISALEKYFKPELIIIGSNTLSLTLDSHPKNILTVLPPLNKTKKISKSKSIAILATESIVKSKLLDNYIKTFNMNNFKVIKINASSLVDLVEHGDFYLNPNLCITKIKKTLSSIFIENNVDVATLSSTHIPFLLEFLEKIFPNITFLDPGQSLAIKLKQKYISDSQKRNRLQIFTSGDIKSLEKKLNYLKINNKISKFTT
- a CDS encoding LamG domain-containing protein; translated protein: MFLILVLSTLSSGADYAIAQSAPENFELATKNTELKSKSFTVGLTEKIGFTETKKQFNQSKNHSVSLQEKISASNNSLHEEIILIKYDSDRKIMMERILDRQSKLKINESELLDNLPPSTLVSHEEIVDDVQILMDHSQLFDKLYFGINDLIPNIFESGNLILNFKNNDHNILIQNNIKILNDQIFDPNNPILLILLIPFAGFVLIRYDNEQTKFYQIKQFFTFAFIVILLSSAVITPMSISSSYWGYAFAEMDNGTEIISQLEDTEIVSQENFTNTSDIDSNLLGIDFSEHVTSQTHSSQSINQMSISDILSVTLSQFTGNTIPDETDSSSTDSNMSISDVLEIIFTPGFTINDATLSLPFDSIENGTASDNAQINDENSLLLDGDQDFIHLNENSTNNLQSLVIGAWIKPDYSQGSPEFTVVSKEKSFSLSVDNQPSSHAAKFSIFDGIKWSEIQSNSQIPEEWTHVVASFSNQTLSIYINGQITGTKQIDGILSLSFDGQLETVDIDSISSDSSIVVGAYMTTKSGVLVPNNMFSGMIDDVALFDSAISDTQIEQLYSSGIDSHTTQTKSLDDIIREMEIEAGIYLNSTNQTLQAQLSISDSVSYIHSQAQN